The genomic window tGGAATCGTGTAGTATGCAGGCTTTTCCTGCATTAATGATAAGCTTTTAAGGTCCTTTCACATCTTTTCAGGGCTTGCTtgaaagctcatttctttttagcactggatgatattccactgtctggatgtaccacaatttccttatccattcaacTACCGAAGGTCATCCTGGTTGCTTTCAAgcttggcaattataaataaagctgctataaactaTGAGATGGAATCTGTTCCCGGCCTCACTCCTAACCTCTGGTAGCCTCAGATGGTCCTCAGAGGgtacatggcattctccctgtgacTTCACACCATCTTCCCTCTGGGCATGACAGATAAGCTAAGCTGCACTTCAACTCCTGGATCACATGAGCTATGAAACCGTATGTATGTTCTTAAACCGCTAAGTTTGGGTCATTTGCTTTTCAGCAGGTTCCCTTGTTTATTAGAGCCTACTATGCTCCAGCCCATCCTCATATCGTGATGCAGAAAAGAAGGTATCTGCCCCCTTTCTGTGCATTGGTTCCCTTTCCCTCATCCCATATGGCAACCCAATTTGTAATTGTCATACTTTGGTGCCAGCTGAAAGAGTGTGTAATGAGACTCCACCTTGACCTAGAACCAGACACTCAGAACATCTTGGGCCAAGACAAAGAACACGAGAAATGATGCAAAGTTTCTTTCCAGGAACTGCAGGTGAAGAGTTCCAGGTGAACCAGCCTGAGGGTTCAGTGTCAGTCAGAGCTGGAGACATCGTTACACTGGCCTGCAACATGTCTGCTCACTCCCCAGCAGGGCCTGTCTTGTGGTTCAGGAAGAATGGGCCAGAACAACAATTAATCTACAGTTTCAATGGCAGCCACTTTCCCCGAGTAAACCAAGTGGAAAACACAGAGGTCAATCAAACAGACTATTCCATCCGCATCAGTGATGTGTCACCCAAGGACACGGGCACCTATTACTGTGTGAAGTTAACAATAGGGCATCCTGACATGGCGTACGTATCTGGTTCAGGCACCTACGTGTCTGTGAATGGTGAGTACAGGTCTGACGATTTCCATCCCCTTGGTTTGTAAAACTAAATTCTCCAAAATCTGAAACATGTACCAAATCATCACAACACACTGGATACTGTGTCCCTTCATCCACAAACAACCCTGCAGGCCGGGATTCTATACATGGCTCTTCTGTCAGTCTGGGACCCTGAGCCCACTATTGAATCAAGCCTTGTTACAGACCAGGTCCTTCTCTGATGACCCAACCACTAAAACCCGAACACAGAGAtactccaaaataaaaagatgttcagtagGTAAAATGCAACTACATGTGTGTACTTCATGGTCCAAAAACTTGGTAAAATGGGCCTAGAAGTCTGAGTGCCCTTTCTGAGGTTTAGGGACAAACTTGAGCTCAAGAATATGCATTGTGTCTCTTGTGGCCTATATCCTGACTCTAAGCATCAGTCCCAGACAGTTGCAGCCACATATTAGCTTCCGGATTTGGGTGGAATCTCAACCCAGTTGAAGTTTGCCCCAAGCCTAATATctcctgagccaaaacaaaggtTCTGCCACAGCCAGGCAGAACCTCTACAAGCCTGCACAATTCCACTTGCCCATTTCTAACTGGAATGTCACTGGGGCCTGGTGGAAGGTTCCTGAGCAACCACCACAATGCAGTCAGGGACTTCATTCCCCATACAGGAAGCCCATGAGTGAGTGTGGTCTCCTACTGTGGCTTCTGGGGAACCTAGGGACCAATAGGAGTGTCCTTGTGTTGTCACCCACTCCCAGGTCTTGTTTGGAAAAGCTGTCCTGGAGGGGTTGACTCACTCTCCTCACACTTGATCCTTCCCTGGTCTGCCCTGGGCTACCCTCAGCTCTGCTGTTCTCTGATTCTCTGAGAACAACCAGTGTTTCCTGCTTCTTCCTACGCTCTGAGTTAATTCCATTAAATACAGTGAGATTAGGGTATCCATCTGTTCTGCTGGGAAAACCAGTCTTCCCCAGTCATGTTCTCCTCAAGTCCACCCACGTTCTAGGCCATCCAACTGGCCATGGAACATTTACACATTTCCCTCAAGCTAGAAAATGTGAGTGTAGGCAGCCTACCTGCctttctctcccagcctccccagccagGAGTTCCCTTGTCTCTCTAACCTGCACCTCACCCCATCAGTGACGTTGATGGTTTGCCAACCTGAAAGGAGAGATATTACCAGGACCTGACACAGCACGTGGTAGGGATGTTGGTGGCAGTGGGTGTCGGGGGTCAGTCGTGGACCCTTCAAAATTGACAAGGTCCCTTGAGGCTCTACTCTCTTTTGTTGGGAAGAGGAAACTGTCTCTCTTTCCTATCTTGAGAGATAAACAGAGGAACCACACCCTGCCTGCATGCACATATAGTAATCCTAAATGCCCCCCCCCAATTCTTTAGGTTTACTGTCTCTCaacttcccctttctccataccTGTCAGCACTAATATCTCCACAAATTCCGTGGCTGCTCACCCTTCAGAAAAGAGATGAAGGTCAATCCCAAACTCACTGTAAGTATACGGTGGGCAGAGAGTACTTGGACCCATCTCCAAATGCACTGAGTGATCTTTGGCATTTAGATGGGGGAGGGACTAGTCTCTCTCCATGAACACTAACAATTCATAATCCCagccctcttcctccctgtcttcttACCTTGGTTAGGGGCTGAGACGTGGAACTGGGGAGGTGACACATCTGATCCCCTGCACTGACCCCCCCCTCAGTCGGTGAGGTCAGGAGCTTCCACCACTTGCAGAGGCCCCTCTAAACTCAGCGTGTGCGTGCTCCCATGTGGCATTAAAAGAACTAAGTAATGAATTGAGGTCTGACCATGATCTGGATCCAAGTTCTCTCCCATCCTCTCTAGGTCAGAGCATGGGAAGTAAGAAATGATTTTGAGTTTCTTTGCAGGAGCCTCACATGAGCTATTCCAGGTGCAACAAGCTGAGATGACACAGACTGTATCGACCGGAGACACAGTCACCTTGAGTTGCAGGGTACCAGATTCGTTCCCCAAAGGACCTGTCTTATGGTTCAAGGGAACTGGGCCACACCGGGAATTAATCTACAATTTCAAAGGAGGCATCTTTCCCAGAGTAAAAGAAATCGGACGCACCACCAAAGCTGGCAACACAGACTTTTCCATCCACATCCGTGAAATCTCTCTTGCAGACGCCGGCACCTACTACTGCGTGAAGTTCAAGGAGGGGCAACCTGACCTGGAGTTCCAGTCAGGTCCAGGCACTGAGGTGTTTGTGACTAGTAAGTttgtctcttccttcccctgttATGGGCTGCTATCTCAGTTAACCGAGTCCTCTACTCATCGAACAACTAGATTATGCTAAATATTATTGAGCATGACTCCCTACCAGTGATTAACTCAAATATGAGACTGTCTTAAGCCAGTTTGTGTccctaaaagaaaagaacaggctTGCAGAGAAATCTGGGAAACTAATGCAATTCTCTCCCCTGTTGGCTAGGAACAAGCAGTCATATTGCCCCAGGTGCTCCTGAGAGACATCTTATGACCATGAGGGGAACCAAGTTGAGGAAAAATCTGCTCTAGAGAAGTGCAAAGATACAAAGAATGTGGGTTGACGACATTGCACCGCCATATTGTTCCTGGTTCCAACCGCACTTCTGGACCTCCAGTTATGGGAGAGAAAACATCTCCTTGTTAAGCCAGTTTGCTGAAAGTTACCACTGTCCTAAGGGATGCCAGGTGGTAAAGTTCCCACATCCACGGAGCACTAAAGTACGATTTCAAATCATGGTTTTTTTCTGTTCCTaaagcctttttaattttatttttctattttgtgatAATCTCTGAACTCTGAGTAATACCCAGCCTGAGAAATGATTATATTGGTGATACTACAATACTACTATTTTGGGGGCATCTACTATATACCAAGGATCTACCTTTCCCATACTACTGTCTTCACCTACATAGCAACTTGAGTAGAAGAGGGATTGTCCTTTTTGTACTAATGTGAAAACTGGGGCTCAAGAGGAATCAGGGGTACAGAGAGTAGGAGAAAGAGGTGAGGTTGGTCTGGGCTCTCTCTCTTCACTTTACCTATTAGTGAAGAGCCTTTCCTTACAAGAAATAAGAACCCAAAATATTGGTTTAAAGTGATCCAGTAGCTGAGAAGGATTCTAGGTTCCTCCCGGCATCCAAGGCAGAGCTTTAGGACTAAGGACTCAGGGCCACCAAGactcttattcttttaaattctctcaTCTCTATTCATCTCTGCCTGGCTTTGTCTCTCCTGATGTACACAGGCCTTATCTGTATAATGGAAAGGATAAGGGATAAGTATCTGTATAACGGAAGGGATAAGGGATAAATGTTGACATTCATTACATCATCTCAGTGGCCAGGATGGGAAGAGAGCTTCTTCTTCCCAGCTTCCACAAATGAATCCCAGAGAATCATTTGAAATTGCCTTTCCTGTGCCCTTCACTTACCCATTATTACAAAGGAAAGAAGGTGCTAGGTAGGGAATCCATCAACCCAACCCAATGAAATGAATGTCCAACAGACGACATGTGTCCCCACCAAGGTCCAAACCCGTCATGTAACATATTAACAAGTTGAGACCCAGAGATTGGGCTTGCCTAAAGTCACAACGGTTAACAGAACTCTGATCTCTTAGTCCCATAATCCTTGGGTTTATGACTTTATCTTCTTCCTAATAAGAAGACTCGAGTTAGAGTGGGGATGTGGATGTGCATAAAgataatttaccaaaaaaatactgTGAATGAGTTCAATCTCCCTGTTAAAAGCCAGAGAGTcagaaatgtattaatttataccatttctacataataaataaaaagcatatatacatacagtttTGAAATACTGAGCTGAGTATAAGTTTGCTGTAGTTGTTATAACTAATTGTCACAAACTTCGGGGTTTAATACAGAAATAGTCCTATGTGAGTGGTATGACAGTGTGAGGAGCTCTGTGCCTCTactcccagaaaaaaaattttggtgaaaagaaattgtttttaatcatttaaagtaGTGACATCAGCAAGATGAGCAGACTAGGAAGTCCCCAAGCCTTCCTTTCCCAAGGAGACAACCAAACAACAACCCTCTATGGACCAGAATACCTTTTTAAGAATG from Neofelis nebulosa isolate mNeoNeb1 chromosome 9, mNeoNeb1.pri, whole genome shotgun sequence includes these protein-coding regions:
- the LOC131485537 gene encoding signal-regulatory protein beta-1-like isoform X1, which codes for MPVLSSLHCPTLPSLLLTLLLGFTGTAGEEFQVNQPEGSVSVRAGDIVTLACNMSAHSPAGPVLWFRKNGPEQQLIYSFNGSHFPRVNQVENTEVNQTDYSIRISDVSPKDTGTYYCVKLTIGHPDMAYVSGSGTYVSVNGASHELFQVQQAEMTQTVSTGDTVTLSCRVPDSFPKGPVLWFKGTGPHRELIYNFKGGIFPRVKEIGRTTKAGNTDFSIHIREISLADAGTYYCVKFKEGQPDLEFQSGPGTEVFVTRTSSHIAPGAPERHLMTMRGTKLRKNLL
- the LOC131485537 gene encoding signal-regulatory protein beta-1-like isoform X3, with amino-acid sequence MPVLSSLHCPTLPSLLLTLLLGFTGTAGEEFQVNQPEGSVSVRAGDIVTLACNMSAHSPAGPVLWFRKNGPEQQLIYSFNGSHFPRVNQVENTEVNQTDYSIRISDVSPKDTGTYYCVKLTIGHPDMAYVSGSGTYVSVNDAGTYYCVKFKEGQPDLEFQSGPGTEVFVTRTSSHIAPGAPERHLMTMRGTKLRKNLL
- the LOC131485537 gene encoding signal-regulatory protein delta-like isoform X2, whose product is MSAHSPAGPVLWFRKNGPEQQLIYSFNGSHFPRVNQVENTEVNQTDYSIRISDVSPKDTGTYYCVKLTIGHPDMAYVSGSGTYVSVNGASHELFQVQQAEMTQTVSTGDTVTLSCRVPDSFPKGPVLWFKGTGPHRELIYNFKGGIFPRVKEIGRTTKAGNTDFSIHIREISLADAGTYYCVKFKEGQPDLEFQSGPGTEVFVTRTSSHIAPGAPERHLMTMRGTKLRKNLL